A single window of Actinoallomurus bryophytorum DNA harbors:
- a CDS encoding FtsX-like permease family protein has translation MGALSLVIRLALRDLRRRRTEALLLLVAIAATTTTLTLGLTVRGATERPWDRTRAATAGPDAVAASAHSLTALAHAPGVTGSAGPYPALSVDDLRVRDVRVAAVVQGRDADPGTVDRPVVTDGTWVRHGGAVVERAFASALEVRPGDEITMAGHRLRVAGIAVTAARVPYPSATPGLLWVTRTDLRRLGPPTSQVMLLRLADPASAPAFAAAHPGVRSWQDMGAYATAELHLVNGALLTGTWALALLAVACVAVLVGGRLADQTRRVGLLKAVGATPRFVAAVLLAEHLLLALAATAVGLVAGWATAPLLIRPSSGLLSVGARPAVTPATAVIVTAAAVAVVCAATLLPAIRGARTSTVRALTDRARAPRRSPWLIALSARLPVPLLLGLRLASRRPRRSILAMTSLAITVAMVVAAIAMHGDLARKDARTAGLDFVPGARNPVTEQVGQVVFVLMLALLVLAAVNAVVIAWAASVDALRSTGLARALGATPWQVTAGLSAAQLFPAAGAAITGIPLGLLVYAVARTAGGAPGGAAIPYGWLPAVVPGTLLVVAALTALPVRAGCRRPVAEAIGAG, from the coding sequence ATGGGCGCGCTGAGCCTGGTGATCCGGCTGGCCCTGCGTGACCTGCGCCGCCGCCGTACCGAGGCGCTGCTCCTGCTCGTCGCCATCGCCGCGACGACGACCACTCTCACTCTGGGACTGACCGTACGCGGGGCGACCGAGCGGCCCTGGGACCGCACCCGCGCCGCGACGGCCGGCCCGGACGCGGTCGCGGCATCGGCCCACTCCCTGACCGCGCTGGCGCACGCACCCGGCGTGACCGGCAGCGCCGGGCCCTACCCCGCCCTGTCAGTCGACGACCTGCGCGTACGTGACGTTCGCGTCGCGGCCGTCGTGCAGGGACGTGACGCCGACCCGGGCACGGTCGACCGGCCCGTGGTGACCGACGGAACCTGGGTACGCCACGGGGGTGCCGTGGTCGAACGCGCCTTCGCGAGCGCACTGGAGGTGCGGCCGGGGGACGAGATCACGATGGCGGGCCACCGCCTCCGCGTCGCCGGGATCGCGGTCACCGCGGCCAGAGTGCCGTACCCGTCCGCCACGCCCGGTCTCCTCTGGGTCACCAGGACGGACCTGCGGCGACTGGGCCCCCCGACCTCGCAGGTGATGCTGCTGCGGCTGGCCGATCCCGCGTCGGCTCCGGCCTTCGCCGCCGCGCACCCCGGCGTCCGCTCCTGGCAGGACATGGGCGCGTACGCCACCGCCGAGCTGCACCTCGTCAACGGGGCCCTGCTCACCGGCACGTGGGCGCTCGCGCTGCTCGCCGTGGCCTGCGTCGCCGTCCTCGTCGGGGGCCGCCTGGCCGACCAGACCCGGCGTGTGGGCCTGCTGAAGGCGGTCGGAGCGACACCGAGGTTCGTCGCCGCGGTGCTCCTCGCCGAACACCTCCTGCTCGCGCTCGCCGCCACCGCGGTCGGCCTGGTCGCGGGCTGGGCGACCGCGCCGTTGCTCATACGGCCGAGCAGCGGGCTGCTGAGCGTCGGCGCCCGGCCGGCGGTGACACCCGCCACCGCGGTCATCGTCACGGCCGCCGCCGTCGCCGTGGTCTGCGCCGCGACCCTGCTCCCGGCGATTCGCGGCGCCCGTACGAGCACGGTACGCGCGCTGACCGACCGGGCCAGGGCACCTCGCCGTTCGCCCTGGCTGATCGCGCTGTCCGCCCGGCTGCCGGTGCCCCTCCTGCTGGGCCTGCGGCTCGCGTCCCGCCGCCCGCGCCGGTCGATACTCGCCATGACGAGCCTCGCCATCACGGTCGCGATGGTCGTCGCGGCGATCGCGATGCACGGCGACCTCGCCCGCAAGGACGCGCGGACCGCCGGCCTGGACTTCGTACCGGGCGCGCGGAACCCGGTGACCGAGCAGGTCGGCCAGGTGGTGTTCGTCCTGATGCTGGCGCTGCTGGTCCTCGCCGCCGTGAACGCCGTCGTCATCGCGTGGGCCGCGTCGGTGGACGCACTGCGCTCGACCGGCCTGGCACGCGCACTGGGCGCGACGCCGTGGCAGGTCACGGCGGGCCTGTCCGCGGCCCAGCTGTTCCCGGCCGCGGGTGCGGCGATCACGGGCATCCCGCTCGGGCTGCTCGTCTATGCCGTGGCCCGTACGGCGGGCGGCGCACCGGGCGGAGCCGCGATCCCGTACGGCTGGCTCCCCGCCGTCGTCCCGGGAACGCTGCTCGTGGTGGCCGCGCTGACCGCCCTCCCGGTCCGTGCCGGGTGCCGGCGCCCGGTGGCGGAGGCCATCGGCGCCGGCTGA
- a CDS encoding BldC family transcriptional regulator, which translates to MPTDYPDSDDLLRPREVAELFGVRPSTIARWARDGQLTSLRTPGGHRRYSRQEIRGLLAEDAAPDEAKQKLAEDAARLYDQGWSIRQVAAKFDHSYDAMRRILGMNVTLRNRGGTYTGTNHGNRT; encoded by the coding sequence ATGCCTACTGACTACCCCGACTCTGATGACCTACTGCGACCGCGAGAGGTGGCGGAGCTGTTCGGCGTCCGCCCAAGCACAATTGCCCGATGGGCACGCGACGGACAGCTGACGTCGCTCCGTACACCCGGCGGCCACCGCCGCTATAGCCGGCAGGAGATCCGCGGGTTACTCGCCGAGGACGCTGCACCGGATGAAGCCAAACAGAAGCTGGCCGAAGACGCGGCCCGTCTGTACGACCAGGGCTGGAGCATCCGCCAGGTAGCCGCGAAGTTCGACCACAGCTACGACGCCATGCGTCGCATCCTCGGCATGAACGTCACGCTGCGAAACCGCGGCGGAACCTACACCGGCACCAATCACGGCAACAGGACTTGA
- a CDS encoding ATP-binding protein produces MTRLALAEWGMNAIVDNALIITAELVTNAVKIGEVLHLTLSQQDGTVLVEVWDSSEAAPDRKQRSFDRVDGRGLLLVEACAKDWGWRLENRGGKTIWARVGDLDAEPDASEIPPPRAVRM; encoded by the coding sequence ATGACGAGGCTTGCACTCGCCGAATGGGGCATGAACGCCATCGTCGACAACGCGCTGATCATCACGGCCGAACTCGTCACCAACGCCGTGAAGATCGGCGAGGTCCTTCACCTCACCCTGTCTCAGCAGGACGGTACCGTCCTGGTCGAAGTCTGGGACAGCAGCGAAGCAGCTCCCGACCGCAAGCAGCGATCCTTCGACCGAGTCGACGGGCGCGGCCTACTGCTGGTCGAGGCTTGTGCGAAGGACTGGGGCTGGCGGTTAGAGAACCGAGGAGGCAAGACCATCTGGGCGCGTGTCGGCGACCTCGACGCCGAGCCGGATGCCTCCGAGATCCCGCCACCGCGCGCCGTACGGATGTGA
- a CDS encoding GH25 family lysozyme, producing MRTPRSHRLVLTVIGAGTALACGALTGCSSGSSAVPSRHETAPATVPQDSTVRSAATPKGLVPGVDVSAYQPHVDWASVKAKGAKFAYVKATEGVKYKSSTFSSQYTGSRSAGLAHGAYHFATPNTASGVAQADYFVAHGGGGKADGHTLPGVLDIENNPYGKDKCYGMSHAKMNSWITAFLHEYRARTGRHAVINTFKDWWIACTGNAGAKSGSTFGATYPLWVNDHKASATGVPVPSAWKSYTVWQWTDKGTYGDEDYIKSSTVYKKLLA from the coding sequence GTGCGGACGCCCCGAAGTCATCGCCTCGTCCTCACCGTCATCGGTGCGGGGACCGCCCTCGCCTGCGGCGCCCTGACCGGGTGCTCATCGGGCTCGTCGGCCGTACCCTCCCGGCACGAGACCGCACCGGCGACCGTGCCGCAGGACAGCACCGTACGGTCCGCGGCGACGCCGAAAGGTCTGGTGCCCGGCGTCGATGTCAGCGCTTACCAGCCGCACGTCGACTGGGCCTCCGTCAAGGCCAAGGGGGCCAAGTTCGCCTACGTCAAGGCGACCGAGGGCGTGAAGTACAAGAGCTCCACCTTCAGCTCGCAGTACACCGGATCCCGCAGCGCCGGGCTCGCCCACGGCGCCTACCACTTCGCCACTCCCAACACCGCGAGCGGTGTCGCCCAGGCCGATTACTTCGTCGCACACGGCGGTGGCGGAAAGGCGGACGGGCACACGCTGCCCGGCGTACTCGACATAGAGAACAACCCTTACGGCAAAGACAAGTGCTACGGCATGAGCCACGCCAAGATGAACTCCTGGATCACCGCCTTCCTGCACGAATACCGGGCCCGTACGGGCAGGCACGCGGTCATCAACACGTTCAAGGACTGGTGGATCGCCTGCACGGGAAACGCGGGCGCGAAGTCCGGCAGCACCTTCGGCGCCACGTATCCGCTGTGGGTCAACGACCACAAGGCGAGCGCCACCGGCGTCCCGGTCCCCTCGGCGTGGAAGTCCTACACCGTCTGGCAGTGGACCGACAAGGGCACGTACGGCGACGAGGACTACATCAAGTCGTCCACGGTCTACAAAAAGCTCCTCGCATAA
- a CDS encoding ABC transporter ATP-binding protein, producing the protein MTVLRAVGLRKEYGRGPAMVRAVDQADLEVEPGETVAVVGPSGCGKSTLLYLLGGLERPSGGEVHLAGRRLGRMSETELARLRRDAVGYVFQAFQLVDELTALENVELPALLAGVSPRTARRRAQVLLERVGLADRAGHLPAAMSGGQRQRVAVARALIGRPLVLLADEPTGNLDSEATTSVLRLFAALRAEGHTLVIVSHDSRVAATADRVITMRDGMLVGQTRLTGGGLSALAGMEG; encoded by the coding sequence ATGACAGTGCTGCGAGCCGTGGGGCTGCGCAAGGAGTACGGCCGGGGCCCGGCGATGGTCCGCGCGGTCGACCAGGCGGACCTCGAGGTGGAGCCGGGCGAGACCGTGGCCGTCGTCGGGCCGAGCGGCTGCGGCAAGTCGACACTGCTGTACCTGCTCGGCGGCCTCGAACGGCCCAGCGGTGGTGAGGTGCACCTGGCCGGCCGTCGGCTCGGCCGGATGTCGGAGACCGAGCTGGCCCGGCTGCGGCGTGACGCCGTCGGCTACGTCTTCCAGGCTTTCCAGCTCGTCGACGAGCTCACCGCGCTCGAGAACGTCGAACTGCCCGCGCTGCTGGCCGGGGTGTCCCCGCGTACGGCCCGGCGGCGTGCCCAGGTGCTGCTGGAACGGGTGGGACTGGCCGACCGCGCCGGTCACCTGCCGGCCGCGATGTCCGGCGGACAGCGCCAGCGGGTGGCGGTGGCCCGCGCGCTCATCGGCAGGCCGCTCGTCCTGCTCGCCGACGAACCGACCGGCAACCTCGACAGCGAGGCCACCACGTCGGTGCTGCGGCTCTTCGCCGCGTTGCGGGCCGAAGGGCACACGCTGGTGATCGTCAGCCACGACTCTCGTGTCGCCGCCACGGCCGACCGCGTGATCACGATGCGCGACGGCATGCTCGTCGGCCAGACACGTCTCACCGGCGGCGGGCTCAGTGCCCTGGCCGGGATGGAGGGCTGA
- a CDS encoding recombinase family protein, with the protein MSDGLDSRTHVPSSVPASAVVHTLGRGGLSYWLLLDPATYASGGPVIAGGYARISRDEDKGLRGIGKQIEDDRERALELGWTLARLYVDDDLTAAKYDVRRPAFEQMMTDLADGVINAALVWKSDRFTRLDYDLTRLFREHAFKAKGRHGGIKFASKATVYDLDDPATHQRLTIEVSIIGTGEVSAMKERQTREHARKAEQGVPTGGRRGFGYQATPETLAELDVAKKSGDKIRIEAANKRVWSELRYRQDPREAAALRDARNRLLGGEKAPTIAREWNAQGLLTPLGRLWHPSVLRSTIKSPRLAGYRIYRGEIALDRNGQPVFVEGQEPIFTVEEHEEIAAYFAGTPRTRNQVPHGNRTFLLSGLLRCGLCKQPMWGNVVKGYVKETGGWEDRARRIYRCSGAVTSCGKQSINAPKSEAHVIELVARHIDQLTPEIVSQNVAAWDKAEQLKHAEIKRNEWADAIDSGDAPPAFGFAKVSEWDEKIKELKRERQDWQRGHTAAKGRVVDSGKDLRAMGDQVDQQRAVVDRYLSAVLVKKLKQRGPHFQPKRLEPIWIEQ; encoded by the coding sequence ATGAGCGACGGTCTCGACTCGCGTACGCACGTCCCCTCGTCTGTCCCGGCAAGCGCTGTGGTCCACACGCTCGGACGCGGAGGGCTGTCGTACTGGCTGCTTCTAGATCCAGCGACCTACGCCTCTGGTGGACCGGTGATCGCGGGCGGCTACGCCCGCATCTCCAGAGATGAGGACAAAGGGCTCAGAGGCATAGGCAAGCAGATCGAGGACGACCGTGAGCGAGCCCTGGAACTCGGCTGGACCCTGGCGCGGCTCTACGTGGATGACGACCTGACTGCGGCGAAGTACGACGTACGGCGGCCCGCGTTCGAGCAGATGATGACCGATCTGGCTGATGGGGTCATCAATGCCGCTCTCGTATGGAAGTCCGATCGGTTCACCCGGCTGGACTATGACCTGACGAGGTTGTTCCGCGAACATGCTTTCAAAGCGAAGGGGCGGCATGGCGGCATCAAGTTCGCGTCCAAGGCCACCGTCTATGACTTGGATGACCCCGCGACTCATCAGCGTCTGACGATCGAGGTCTCGATCATCGGGACCGGTGAAGTGTCGGCGATGAAGGAGCGGCAGACGCGCGAGCACGCACGCAAGGCCGAGCAGGGGGTACCCACCGGCGGACGACGGGGATTCGGTTACCAGGCGACTCCGGAGACGCTGGCCGAGCTGGACGTCGCCAAGAAATCCGGTGACAAGATCCGTATCGAAGCTGCAAACAAGCGCGTATGGTCCGAGCTTCGCTACCGGCAAGACCCCCGGGAAGCGGCAGCGCTGCGAGACGCGCGTAACCGCCTGCTCGGAGGGGAAAAGGCGCCGACCATCGCCCGGGAGTGGAACGCCCAGGGGCTTCTCACCCCCCTGGGCAGGCTGTGGCACCCGAGTGTGCTCAGATCGACCATCAAGTCGCCGAGGCTTGCCGGCTATCGCATCTATCGCGGTGAGATAGCGCTGGATCGCAACGGGCAGCCCGTGTTCGTCGAAGGCCAGGAGCCGATCTTCACCGTAGAAGAACACGAGGAGATCGCCGCGTACTTTGCGGGGACGCCGCGTACGCGCAACCAGGTTCCGCACGGAAATCGAACGTTTCTTCTCTCAGGTCTGCTGCGCTGCGGGCTCTGCAAGCAACCGATGTGGGGCAACGTCGTGAAGGGTTACGTCAAGGAGACCGGCGGCTGGGAGGACCGGGCTCGTCGAATCTACAGATGCTCAGGTGCAGTTACGTCATGTGGAAAGCAGAGCATCAATGCCCCGAAAAGCGAGGCTCACGTGATCGAGCTGGTAGCCCGTCACATCGACCAGCTCACGCCGGAGATCGTCTCCCAGAACGTGGCCGCGTGGGACAAGGCCGAACAGCTCAAGCACGCTGAGATCAAGCGAAACGAGTGGGCCGACGCGATCGACTCGGGAGATGCGCCGCCGGCGTTCGGCTTCGCCAAGGTCTCCGAGTGGGACGAGAAGATCAAGGAGCTGAAGCGCGAACGTCAAGACTGGCAACGGGGCCACACGGCCGCCAAGGGTCGGGTCGTCGACAGCGGTAAGGATCTACGTGCCATGGGAGACCAGGTCGACCAGCAACGAGCTGTGGTCGACCGCTACCTCTCCGCCGTCCTGGTTAAGAAGCTCAAGCAGCGAGGGCCTCACTTCCAGCCGAAGCGACTGGAGCCGATTTGGATTGAGCAATGA
- a CDS encoding FtsK/SpoIIIE domain-containing protein, with the protein MTHTMYAALGFLAASAAGAWAWRHWLPRSFWYLVGFPLKTVRVYLTWRHVAYGCTLTRKRRVWRLSLDALPGLGTASVVIQERRRVRRVDIERAPRLGIMRPTVMGWRVRVRLHDGQIPDDYVKVTERLAHAWRVYAVRVVDSAPGSVTLLATMRDPLTTIDVTPETGDLLTVRPGRLENGRDWVIDFRTVPHWLNAGATQSGKSNLANAIIKGLAPQPIAIVGLDLKGGVEFTPYKPRLSALGTTRGECVGLLDDLVGVLTDRMRICREAGARNVWKLPDHARPTPIVVLVDEVAELFLMADKSEKDEIAKTATALLRIAQLGRAFAVYLIVCGQRIGSDLGPGVTALRSQLSGRICHRVNDPETANLTLGDMDPDALDAARAIAAETPGMAIVAGQDGSWHRARSVFVSEEDAEAAARQYAALAPAWADLVAVDTAPLTEAA; encoded by the coding sequence GTGACCCACACGATGTACGCCGCGCTCGGGTTCCTGGCCGCTTCGGCGGCCGGGGCCTGGGCCTGGCGCCACTGGCTCCCCCGCTCCTTCTGGTACCTCGTCGGATTCCCGCTCAAGACCGTCCGGGTCTACCTGACCTGGCGACACGTCGCCTACGGCTGCACGCTCACCCGCAAGCGCCGCGTCTGGCGGCTCTCCCTCGATGCGCTCCCCGGTCTGGGTACGGCCTCGGTCGTCATCCAAGAGCGTCGGCGGGTACGGCGGGTGGACATCGAACGCGCACCGCGCCTCGGCATCATGCGGCCGACCGTCATGGGCTGGCGGGTCCGTGTCCGCCTGCATGACGGCCAGATCCCCGATGACTACGTGAAGGTCACCGAACGGCTCGCGCACGCCTGGCGGGTCTACGCGGTGCGGGTGGTCGACTCCGCGCCCGGCTCGGTGACGCTGCTGGCGACCATGCGGGACCCGCTGACCACTATCGACGTCACACCCGAGACTGGTGACCTGCTGACGGTACGGCCGGGCCGGTTGGAGAACGGCCGGGACTGGGTCATCGACTTCCGGACCGTGCCGCACTGGCTGAACGCGGGCGCGACGCAGTCCGGCAAGTCCAACCTGGCCAACGCGATCATCAAGGGCCTCGCGCCGCAACCGATCGCCATCGTCGGCCTCGACCTCAAGGGAGGGGTGGAGTTCACCCCGTACAAACCGCGGCTGTCCGCACTGGGCACCACCCGCGGTGAGTGCGTCGGGCTGCTCGATGACCTGGTGGGCGTGCTGACCGACCGGATGCGCATCTGCCGCGAGGCAGGAGCACGCAACGTCTGGAAACTGCCCGACCACGCACGACCCACCCCCATCGTCGTCCTGGTGGACGAGGTCGCCGAGCTGTTCTTGATGGCCGACAAGAGCGAGAAGGACGAGATCGCCAAGACCGCCACCGCGCTCCTGCGGATCGCCCAGCTCGGCCGCGCGTTCGCCGTCTACCTGATCGTCTGCGGGCAGCGCATCGGCTCCGACCTCGGCCCCGGCGTCACCGCACTGCGCTCACAGTTGTCCGGGCGGATCTGCCACCGCGTCAACGACCCCGAGACCGCCAACTTGACCCTCGGCGACATGGACCCCGACGCCCTCGACGCCGCACGCGCCATCGCGGCCGAGACACCCGGCATGGCCATCGTCGCCGGACAAGACGGCAGCTGGCATCGCGCCCGCTCGGTGTTCGTGAGCGAAGAAGACGCCGAAGCCGCCGCCCGCCAGTACGCCGCTCTCGCCCCCGCGTGGGCTGACCTGGTCGCCGTCGACACCGCGCCGCTCACCGAAGCCGCATAA
- a CDS encoding PadR family transcriptional regulator, protein MQDVVLALLAKEPSHGYELRARLQEALGPFQDALNAGQVYVTLTRLEKAELVTAEFVGQVDRPDRKVYALTATGQQRVQAWLADVSWARPTDFHLKLVAAAAARLADPVEIVDAQRRELLRRLADTQRAALTEPDGSAAALLLEGVVLRLEADLRWLDACARHWDRKG, encoded by the coding sequence GTGCAAGACGTCGTACTCGCGCTGCTGGCGAAGGAGCCGTCCCACGGCTACGAGCTGCGGGCGCGGCTCCAGGAGGCGCTGGGGCCGTTCCAGGACGCGCTCAACGCGGGTCAGGTGTACGTGACCCTGACCCGGCTGGAAAAGGCGGAATTGGTAACCGCCGAATTCGTCGGCCAGGTCGACCGGCCGGATCGGAAGGTGTACGCGCTGACGGCCACCGGGCAGCAGCGCGTCCAGGCGTGGCTGGCCGACGTGAGCTGGGCGCGGCCGACCGACTTCCATCTCAAGCTGGTCGCGGCGGCGGCCGCACGGCTGGCCGACCCGGTCGAGATCGTCGACGCGCAGCGCCGGGAGCTGCTGCGCCGGCTGGCCGACACGCAGCGCGCCGCGCTGACGGAGCCGGACGGCTCGGCGGCGGCCCTGCTTCTCGAAGGCGTCGTGCTGCGGCTCGAGGCCGATCTGCGCTGGCTGGACGCCTGTGCCCGCCATTGGGACCGAAAGGGATGA
- a CDS encoding DUF2637 domain-containing protein, whose translation MSTRRKIAAVVVDSGPVAVLAGIAGAGSFTHIRDTANEHGQHGPMAWAIAVCIDLTCVMAARERQRDRRTGRTTRRVSWPALVLAGGVLLSLAANLAQAETTVWGWLTAATPAGAFLVAISMIERRSTGQRPASSSAVLTFPIPPSFGKPQDEPQDEAPRQGELVPVPDQPPSSTTTPGDPLVAYARRVATEHQDRHGRPITRDALRARLGVSNQLASDLLRQIRTA comes from the coding sequence ATGAGTACCCGCCGCAAGATCGCGGCCGTGGTGGTCGATTCCGGGCCGGTGGCGGTCCTGGCCGGCATCGCCGGAGCGGGTTCGTTCACCCACATCCGCGACACCGCCAACGAACACGGCCAGCACGGACCGATGGCCTGGGCCATCGCCGTGTGCATTGACCTGACCTGCGTCATGGCTGCCCGCGAACGCCAACGCGACCGGCGCACCGGCCGCACCACCCGGCGGGTGTCCTGGCCCGCCCTCGTCCTGGCCGGCGGGGTACTGCTCTCCCTAGCCGCCAACCTCGCCCAAGCCGAGACCACCGTGTGGGGCTGGCTGACCGCCGCGACACCGGCCGGGGCATTCCTCGTCGCAATCTCGATGATCGAACGCCGCTCCACCGGCCAACGTCCCGCCTCGTCCTCGGCCGTCCTGACCTTCCCGATCCCGCCGTCCTTCGGCAAACCCCAGGACGAGCCTCAGGACGAGGCACCGCGTCAGGGCGAACTCGTCCCCGTGCCCGACCAACCGCCGTCCTCGACCACGACACCTGGCGACCCCTTGGTCGCCTACGCCCGCCGCGTCGCCACCGAACACCAGGACCGCCACGGACGGCCGATCACCCGCGACGCGCTCCGTGCCCGGCTCGGTGTCTCCAACCAGCTCGCCTCCGACCTACTCCGCCAGATCCGCACCGCCTGA
- a CDS encoding winged helix-turn-helix domain-containing protein — protein sequence MGNPGPVDRRKQYVRIADDIRRDIASGQYVVGDPLPSVADLAIRFGVAKMTISNAMAALRDEGLIQTRQGSPSVVVSVPGEAGDETGEHSEEFEIISAQLQQLKAIVKKISARMDELDERTKNLGDA from the coding sequence ATGGGAAATCCCGGCCCTGTAGACCGCCGCAAGCAGTACGTCCGCATCGCCGATGACATCCGTCGCGACATCGCGTCCGGTCAGTACGTGGTGGGGGACCCACTTCCGTCAGTGGCGGACCTGGCCATCCGGTTCGGCGTAGCGAAGATGACGATCAGCAACGCCATGGCCGCCCTGCGGGACGAGGGGCTCATTCAGACCCGGCAGGGGAGTCCGAGCGTTGTCGTCTCCGTGCCGGGCGAGGCCGGCGACGAGACTGGGGAACACAGCGAGGAGTTCGAGATCATCTCCGCGCAGCTCCAACAGCTCAAAGCCATCGTCAAGAAGATCAGCGCACGAATGGACGAGCTGGACGAGCGGACCAAGAACCTCGGCGACGCCTGA
- a CDS encoding KTSC domain-containing protein, translating to MVLTPISSSHLLAAGYDSTTRTLSVQFKGGEIYQYFEVPGSIYEEMVRAQPHPWSAVNRTLRAGYAYRRLS from the coding sequence ATGGTCCTTACGCCGATTTCATCTAGCCATCTACTCGCCGCGGGTTACGACTCGACGACCCGGACGTTGTCGGTCCAGTTCAAGGGAGGGGAGATCTACCAGTACTTCGAGGTTCCAGGGAGCATCTACGAGGAGATGGTCAGGGCTCAGCCGCATCCGTGGTCGGCCGTCAACCGGACCCTGCGAGCCGGATACGCCTACCGGCGTCTCTCCTGA
- a CDS encoding replication initiator, whose protein sequence is MPNQLDQHAINGMVTRYNAPDYDRWAAQIRRTGGCAQPVHLRGKVEYRDPLNGNLLHRYSTAGEPGGVLRLACKTRRASRCPSCAETYRADTYQLIRAGLVGGKGVPTEVAEHPAVFLTLTAPSFGTVHNRCERDGHVLRCRPRRKGGTCPHGLPVACNERHSADDSRLGEPICPDCYDHTGSVLFNALAPELWRRFTIRLRRVLARNCGLTVKELGQILKVSFAKVAEYQRRGVVHFHAIIRLDGPDGPTTTPPAWATLTHLTDAITEAATHVVVTTPEATELPARTLAWGSQVDLRTIATSGDLTEQAVAGYVAKYATKAAECVGTLDRRIRPTDDLDQLDIRPHARRLIAECLRLGALPELEDLRLTAWAHMLGFRGHFSTKSRAYSTTLAALRAARAEHQRTEHQITTGRLPFDDDTVLVTSHWAYVGQGLTTGEALLAAAITATRLPTAAQIEGRAA, encoded by the coding sequence TTGCCCAACCAGCTCGACCAACACGCCATCAACGGCATGGTCACCCGCTACAACGCCCCGGACTACGACCGATGGGCCGCACAAATCCGGCGCACCGGGGGATGCGCACAGCCGGTCCACCTGCGCGGGAAAGTCGAGTACCGCGACCCGCTCAACGGCAACCTGCTCCACCGCTACAGCACAGCAGGCGAACCCGGCGGCGTACTGCGCCTAGCGTGCAAGACACGGCGCGCGTCGCGCTGCCCGTCATGCGCCGAGACCTACCGCGCCGACACCTACCAGCTCATCCGCGCAGGCCTGGTCGGCGGCAAAGGCGTCCCCACCGAGGTCGCCGAACACCCCGCGGTGTTCCTCACCCTGACCGCACCATCCTTCGGGACCGTCCACAACCGATGTGAACGCGACGGACACGTCCTGCGCTGCCGACCACGACGCAAAGGCGGCACCTGCCCACACGGCCTCCCGGTGGCCTGCAACGAACGCCACAGCGCCGACGACTCCCGGCTCGGCGAGCCGATCTGCCCGGACTGCTACGACCACACCGGCTCGGTCCTGTTCAACGCCCTCGCACCCGAACTATGGCGGCGCTTCACCATCCGCCTACGCCGCGTCCTGGCCCGCAACTGCGGCCTGACCGTCAAAGAACTCGGCCAGATCCTCAAGGTCTCCTTCGCCAAGGTCGCCGAATACCAACGACGCGGCGTCGTGCACTTCCACGCCATCATCCGCCTCGACGGACCAGACGGACCAACCACGACGCCGCCCGCCTGGGCGACGCTGACCCACCTCACCGACGCCATCACCGAAGCCGCAACACACGTCGTCGTCACCACACCAGAAGCCACCGAGCTGCCCGCACGGACGCTGGCCTGGGGTTCACAAGTCGACTTGCGAACCATCGCCACGAGCGGAGACCTGACCGAACAGGCCGTGGCCGGCTACGTCGCCAAGTACGCCACCAAAGCCGCCGAATGCGTCGGCACCCTCGACCGCCGCATCCGACCAACCGACGACCTCGACCAACTCGACATCCGACCCCACGCCCGACGCCTCATCGCCGAATGCCTACGCCTCGGCGCACTGCCCGAGCTAGAAGACCTGCGGCTGACCGCCTGGGCTCACATGCTCGGCTTCCGCGGCCACTTCTCCACCAAAAGCCGCGCCTACTCCACCACCCTCGCCGCACTCCGCGCCGCACGCGCCGAACACCAACGCACCGAACACCAGATCACCACCGGCCGCCTGCCCTTCGACGACGACACCGTCCTCGTCACCTCCCACTGGGCCTACGTCGGCCAAGGACTCACCACCGGAGAAGCCCTCCTCGCCGCAGCCATCACCGCCACACGACTACCCACTGCTGCCCAGATCGAAGGGCGCGCAGCTTGA